The following coding sequences are from one Streptomyces sp. NBC_01294 window:
- a CDS encoding cupin domain-containing protein, with translation MTSEQDDSMLGRARVSDTPELTAYYDELGALDAGALWTVANDIEPWYPQPRSVPVLWRYDELRPHVLKALGLVKGDDAGRRVVMLVNPGRKDVSAAAGLLYTGLQIMGPGEALTAHRHQAAALRFVHEGTGAWTIVDGQKLKVGPRDFAITPNGTWHEHGNDADDAPVIWQDGLDIPLVNALDAGFYEVHPELYQTPGKVINSSVLTYGANLLPYGVEKWTRPYSPLLAYPWEPTYEALRGLAQATEGSPYDGVIAEYTNPVTGGPVMPTMGAHMQLLRPGQATLAHRHTGSVIYTAAKGRGVSVIAGRRFEWKQGDIFCVPSWAWHEHHNLDQTEDACLFSFNDFPVMRSLGFHREEAYADHGGHQPVTAA, from the coding sequence ATGACCAGCGAGCAGGACGACTCGATGCTCGGCCGCGCCCGGGTGTCCGACACCCCCGAACTCACCGCGTACTACGACGAGCTCGGCGCCCTCGACGCGGGCGCCCTGTGGACCGTGGCCAACGACATCGAGCCCTGGTACCCGCAGCCCCGCTCCGTGCCCGTGCTGTGGCGCTACGACGAGCTGCGCCCCCACGTCCTCAAGGCCCTCGGCCTGGTCAAGGGCGACGACGCCGGCCGCCGGGTCGTGATGCTCGTCAACCCGGGCCGCAAGGACGTCAGCGCCGCCGCCGGACTCCTCTACACCGGACTCCAGATCATGGGCCCCGGCGAGGCCCTGACCGCCCACCGCCACCAGGCCGCGGCCCTGCGCTTTGTCCACGAGGGCACCGGCGCCTGGACGATCGTCGACGGCCAGAAGCTGAAGGTCGGTCCCCGCGACTTCGCCATCACCCCGAACGGCACCTGGCACGAGCACGGCAACGACGCCGACGACGCACCGGTCATATGGCAGGACGGACTCGACATCCCGCTGGTCAACGCCTTGGACGCCGGGTTCTACGAGGTCCACCCCGAGCTGTACCAGACCCCGGGGAAGGTCATCAACTCCTCGGTCCTGACCTACGGAGCGAACCTGTTGCCGTACGGAGTGGAGAAGTGGACCCGGCCGTACTCGCCGCTGCTCGCCTACCCCTGGGAGCCCACGTACGAGGCCCTGCGCGGCCTCGCCCAGGCCACCGAGGGGTCCCCGTACGACGGGGTCATCGCGGAGTACACCAACCCGGTGACGGGCGGTCCGGTCATGCCCACCATGGGCGCCCACATGCAGTTGCTGCGCCCCGGCCAGGCCACCCTCGCCCACCGCCACACCGGCTCGGTGATCTACACGGCCGCCAAGGGCCGCGGGGTCTCGGTCATCGCCGGACGGCGCTTCGAGTGGAAGCAGGGCGACATCTTCTGCGTCCCGTCCTGGGCCTGGCACGAGCACCACAATCTCGACCAGACCGAGGACGCCTGCCTCTTCTCCTTCAACGACTTCCCCGTCATGCGCTCGCTCGGTTTCCACCGGGAAGAGGCGTACGCCGACCACGGCGGGCACCAGCCCGTCACCGCCGCCTGA
- a CDS encoding fumarylacetoacetate hydrolase family protein has translation MRLLTFTTSATGAAGATERLGVEADGLVLDLAVLADHAGVRIPHDLLSFVQAGPAAQEAARRLLAADPAGPLAGAVHRREDVTLRAPLRPGKIIGVGLNYIEHVEESSRSLDTDKDLPPRPVLFGKPATAVTGPGQPILHNADLTTQLDWECELAVVIGRTAFRVSEEDAYDHIFGFSILNDISARDQRRSGQWFFSKGQDSYAPFGPVIVTRDEIRDPMALDLSLRVNGVTKQKSNTRHMLFPIARLIADISSGMTLEPGDVIATGSPSGVGAGMVPPEFLHPGDTVEATVEGIGTLTNPVVDAR, from the coding sequence ATGCGCTTGCTGACCTTCACCACCAGTGCCACCGGAGCCGCCGGCGCCACGGAACGCCTGGGCGTCGAGGCCGACGGCCTCGTCCTCGACCTGGCGGTCCTGGCCGACCACGCGGGCGTACGCATCCCGCACGACCTGCTCTCCTTCGTCCAGGCCGGCCCGGCCGCGCAGGAAGCGGCCCGCCGGCTGCTCGCCGCCGACCCCGCAGGACCGCTCGCCGGCGCCGTCCACCGGCGGGAGGACGTGACCCTGCGCGCCCCGCTGCGCCCCGGCAAGATCATCGGCGTCGGCCTCAACTACATCGAGCACGTCGAGGAGTCCAGCCGCAGCCTCGACACCGACAAGGACCTGCCGCCGCGCCCGGTGCTTTTCGGCAAGCCCGCCACCGCCGTCACCGGCCCCGGACAGCCGATCCTGCACAACGCCGACCTGACCACCCAGCTGGACTGGGAGTGCGAACTCGCCGTCGTCATCGGCCGCACCGCCTTCCGGGTGAGCGAGGAGGACGCGTACGACCACATCTTCGGCTTCAGCATCCTCAACGACATCAGCGCCCGCGACCAGCGCCGGTCCGGCCAGTGGTTCTTCTCCAAGGGCCAGGACTCCTACGCCCCCTTCGGCCCGGTGATCGTGACCCGCGACGAGATCCGCGACCCCATGGCCCTCGACCTCTCGCTGCGCGTCAACGGCGTCACCAAGCAGAAGTCGAACACCCGTCACATGCTCTTCCCCATCGCCCGCCTCATCGCCGACATCAGCTCGGGCATGACCCTGGAGCCCGGCGATGTCATCGCGACGGGCTCGCCCTCCGGCGTCGGCGCCGGCATGGTCCCGCCCGAGTTCCTGCACCCCGGTGACACCGTCGAAGCCACGGTCGAAGGCATCGGCACCCTGACCAACCCCGTCGTCGACGCCCGCTGA
- a CDS encoding maleate cis-trans isomerase family protein: protein METEVPAILRARQAIAPDERFTFHSSRMRMTHVTPEQLKAMDADSDRCAVELSDARVDVLGYACLVAIMSMGLGYHRTSEQRLHTRTAENGAPAPVVTSAGALVHGLHTIGAKKIALLAPYMRPLTQTVVDYLTHEGIEVLDHQALEIPDNLEVAAHDPARLPGLARALDYADADAVVLSACVQMPSLGAIEEAEQLLGKPVVSAAVCTAHQMLRALDLDAVAPGAGHLLSGTYARAPLPG from the coding sequence ATGGAAACCGAAGTCCCCGCCATCCTCCGGGCCCGCCAGGCCATCGCACCGGACGAGCGCTTCACCTTCCACTCCAGCCGGATGCGCATGACCCACGTGACCCCCGAGCAGCTCAAGGCCATGGACGCCGACTCCGACCGCTGCGCCGTGGAACTCTCCGACGCGCGCGTCGACGTACTCGGCTACGCCTGCCTGGTGGCCATCATGAGCATGGGCCTCGGCTACCACCGGACCTCGGAGCAGCGCCTGCACACCCGCACCGCCGAGAACGGCGCGCCCGCCCCCGTCGTCACCAGCGCCGGAGCCCTCGTCCACGGCCTGCACACCATCGGCGCCAAGAAGATCGCGCTGCTGGCTCCCTACATGCGCCCGCTCACGCAGACCGTCGTGGACTACCTCACGCACGAGGGCATCGAGGTCCTCGACCACCAGGCCCTCGAGATCCCGGACAACCTGGAGGTCGCCGCCCACGACCCGGCCCGCCTGCCGGGCCTGGCACGGGCCCTCGACTACGCCGACGCGGACGCGGTCGTGCTCTCGGCCTGCGTGCAGATGCCGTCCCTGGGCGCCATCGAGGAGGCCGAACAGCTGCTGGGCAAGCCGGTGGTGTCCGCGGCGGTCTGCACCGCCCATCAGATGCTCCGGGCCCTGGACCTGGACGCCGTGGCCCCGGGGGCGGGCCACCTGCTGTCGGGCACGTACGCCCGGGCCCCACTGCCCGGGTAG
- a CDS encoding carbon-nitrogen hydrolase family protein has translation MPMDRENLPRFTAAAVQAAPVYLDPAATVGKAVALIAEAAAHGAELVVFPEVFVPGYPYWNWTMNPVQGSPWFERLQRASVDLPGPHVDALRAAARRHGIVLVIGVNERAPHSLGVLYNTLLTIGPDGALLGVHRKLVPTWAEKLTWTGGDGSSLVVHDTPVGPLGALACGENTNTLARFTLLAQGELVHASCYIALPVAPADYDMADAIAVRTAAHSFEGKVFSVVACSTVSPEIVDLLAGDDEELRKQFTRPRSALSGIFGPDGRPVTEPLVDDEGIVYGEIDLARCIQPKQMHDITGHYNRFDIFRLEVDNRPRLPVTFTVPPAPFTDSAAPEEDV, from the coding sequence ATGCCCATGGACAGGGAGAACCTGCCCCGATTCACGGCGGCGGCCGTCCAGGCCGCACCCGTCTACCTCGACCCCGCCGCCACCGTCGGCAAGGCCGTCGCCCTGATCGCCGAGGCCGCCGCCCACGGAGCCGAACTCGTCGTCTTCCCCGAGGTGTTCGTCCCCGGCTACCCCTACTGGAACTGGACGATGAACCCGGTCCAGGGCTCGCCCTGGTTCGAGCGCCTCCAGCGGGCCTCGGTCGATCTGCCCGGCCCGCACGTCGACGCCCTGCGCGCGGCGGCCCGCCGGCACGGGATCGTCCTCGTCATCGGGGTCAACGAGCGCGCCCCGCACAGCCTCGGCGTCCTCTACAACACCCTGCTGACCATCGGACCCGACGGCGCCCTCCTCGGCGTCCACCGCAAACTGGTGCCGACCTGGGCCGAGAAGCTCACCTGGACCGGCGGGGACGGCAGCTCGCTCGTCGTCCACGACACACCCGTCGGCCCCCTCGGGGCGCTCGCCTGCGGCGAGAACACCAACACCCTGGCCCGCTTCACCCTCCTCGCGCAGGGCGAACTCGTCCATGCCTCCTGCTACATCGCCCTGCCCGTCGCCCCCGCCGACTACGACATGGCCGACGCCATCGCCGTCCGCACCGCCGCCCACAGCTTCGAGGGCAAGGTCTTCTCCGTCGTCGCCTGCTCCACCGTCTCCCCGGAGATCGTCGACCTGCTCGCCGGGGACGACGAGGAACTGCGCAAGCAGTTCACCCGTCCCCGCAGCGCGCTGTCCGGCATCTTCGGCCCCGACGGCCGCCCGGTCACCGAGCCCCTCGTGGACGACGAGGGGATCGTCTACGGCGAGATCGACCTCGCCCGGTGCATCCAGCCCAAGCAGATGCACGACATCACCGGGCACTACAACCGTTTCGACATCTTCCGCCTCGAAGTCGACAACCGCCCCCGGCTGCCCGTGACCTTCACCGTGCCCCCGGCCCCCTTCACCGACAGCGCCGCCCCTGAGGAGGACGTATGA